The uncultured Desulfobulbus sp. genome window below encodes:
- the rpmF gene encoding 50S ribosomal protein L32, protein MALPKRRHSHSRTRQRRAHDALSKPSVGNCPECGEPKMPHRLCGSCGMYRGKSVFRLEEELD, encoded by the coding sequence ATGGCTTTACCCAAAAGAAGACATTCACATTCCAGAACCCGTCAGCGTCGTGCCCATGATGCCCTGAGTAAACCCAGTGTTGGTAACTGCCCTGAGTGTGGTGAGCCCAAGATGCCGCATCGTCTTTGTGGTTCCTGTGGTATGTATAGAGGGAAATCCGTTTTCCGTCTTGAGGAAGAGCTGGATTAA
- a CDS encoding VacJ family lipoprotein, whose amino-acid sequence MAVFFLTTTPVQAVDLLDDASYDSAPEERVADPIEPVNRAFFAFNDSFYLWVLDPVASGYAMVVPEDIRGCVDNFFYNLAEPVRAANCLLQGRIYDTGVVLTRFVINSIFGVFGLADAAEHEFQLDPVHAAFGETLAVWGIGDGFYLVVPFYGPSTARDILGVGVDTFARSTYYPWREDDLTQLSVALGARVNTASLHLGEYQDMKSMSFDPYVAFRNGYFQLRSKRRQHGQPVTSAPAE is encoded by the coding sequence ATGGCAGTTTTTTTCCTTACAACTACCCCTGTACAGGCTGTGGACTTGCTTGATGATGCAAGTTATGACTCGGCGCCAGAAGAGCGCGTGGCTGACCCCATTGAGCCCGTGAATAGGGCTTTTTTTGCTTTTAATGATAGCTTTTATCTCTGGGTGCTGGACCCGGTAGCCAGTGGCTACGCCATGGTTGTTCCTGAAGATATTCGCGGTTGTGTCGATAATTTTTTTTATAACCTTGCCGAGCCGGTTCGGGCGGCTAACTGTCTACTGCAGGGCCGGATCTATGATACTGGCGTTGTCCTGACACGATTTGTTATTAACTCAATCTTTGGTGTTTTTGGGTTGGCCGATGCCGCCGAGCATGAGTTTCAGTTGGATCCTGTCCATGCCGCCTTCGGGGAAACCCTTGCGGTCTGGGGAATTGGTGATGGCTTTTATCTGGTTGTGCCCTTTTATGGTCCGTCGACAGCTCGTGACATTCTAGGGGTTGGCGTCGATACCTTTGCCAGATCGACCTATTATCCGTGGCGTGAGGATGATCTCACCCAGCTCTCTGTGGCCCTAGGTGCCAGAGTAAATACCGCCTCGCTTCACCTGGGTGAATATCAGGATATGAAATCAATGAGTTTTGATCCGTATGTCGCGTTTCGAAACGGATATTTCCAGCTGCGCAGTAAACGGCGTCAGCACGGGCAGCCGGTCACCAGCGCTCCGGCAGAGTAA
- a CDS encoding DUF177 domain-containing protein, with product MIVRFNEISPQGSTFEFNEIRELADQQDFVLDGPVTASCTLDRKGESKVVLQGRVTLKVQIACDRCLRLYSVAVDTEFQQLYALDSEEAWQVKDVESMPADLETEILDEPVIDLDDALRQQVYLALPLKKLCIKGCAGLCLQCGANLNETPCGCEKVVDSPFAVLAKLKQ from the coding sequence ATGATAGTACGGTTTAACGAGATTTCACCGCAGGGTAGCACCTTTGAATTTAATGAGATACGAGAACTCGCTGATCAGCAGGATTTTGTTCTTGATGGACCTGTAACTGCTTCCTGCACCCTGGACAGAAAAGGGGAGTCGAAGGTCGTTTTGCAGGGGCGTGTTACGCTAAAAGTACAAATCGCCTGTGATCGTTGCCTGCGTCTTTACTCTGTTGCGGTCGATACTGAATTTCAGCAATTGTATGCTCTCGATTCTGAAGAGGCCTGGCAGGTTAAAGACGTCGAATCCATGCCTGCGGATTTGGAAACAGAGATCCTCGACGAGCCTGTTATTGATCTTGACGATGCCCTGCGACAACAGGTATATCTTGCGCTCCCGCTGAAAAAACTGTGCATCAAAGGATGCGCTGGGCTTTGTTTGCAATGCGGAGCAAATCTGAACGAAACACCGTGCGGGTGCGAAAAGGTGGTAGACTCCCCTTTTGCTGTCCTTGCTAAACTTAAACAATAG
- a CDS encoding electron transfer flavoprotein subunit beta/FixA family protein: MQIIVCVKQVPDAKDVRLDPKTNTLAREGVESIMNPYDRHALEEAVAIKEQVGGAVTVLTMGPPQAEAVLREAISCGADDGVLVSDRGFAGADTWATSYTLAQAVQSIGPCDLVLCGKQAIDGDTAQVGPGLAQRLQVPFVTCVQKTRSVSGEAIEVERMMDDGFDVVRLPLPALMTVVKDINEPRVASLKGKMKAKKAKIRTLSAEDIGADPQCIGLAGSPTQVVKVFSPEPRGDRQVFSGSVEEQVNQLIECLRPYL, translated from the coding sequence ATGCAGATCATTGTTTGCGTCAAACAGGTTCCAGATGCCAAGGATGTTCGCCTGGACCCGAAGACAAATACCCTGGCTCGGGAAGGTGTTGAGTCGATCATGAACCCGTATGATCGCCACGCCCTTGAAGAGGCAGTCGCAATCAAAGAGCAGGTTGGCGGTGCCGTCACCGTGCTCACCATGGGCCCCCCCCAGGCTGAAGCGGTACTGCGTGAAGCCATTTCTTGTGGTGCTGACGACGGCGTCCTGGTTTCTGACCGTGGATTTGCCGGAGCTGATACCTGGGCGACCAGCTATACTCTAGCCCAGGCAGTCCAGTCTATTGGTCCCTGTGATCTGGTTCTCTGCGGAAAGCAGGCCATCGACGGTGATACCGCTCAGGTTGGCCCTGGGTTGGCCCAACGACTCCAGGTTCCCTTTGTCACCTGTGTGCAAAAGACCCGTTCGGTAAGCGGAGAAGCCATCGAGGTTGAGCGCATGATGGATGATGGCTTTGACGTTGTCCGTTTGCCTCTCCCGGCTCTGATGACGGTGGTCAAAGATATCAATGAGCCTCGAGTCGCCTCCCTCAAGGGGAAGATGAAGGCAAAGAAAGCCAAAATCCGTACCCTCTCTGCCGAGGATATCGGTGCTGATCCCCAGTGTATCGGTTTGGCTGGTTCTCCCACCCAGGTGGTTAAGGTCTTCTCCCCCGAACCTCGTGGCGACCGTCAGGTGTTTTCAGGAAGTGTTGAAGAGCAAGTCAATCAACTGATTGAATGCCTGAGACCTTACCTCTAA
- a CDS encoding PilZ domain-containing protein: MDVANSTIYHHDKRRFARVPFERTIKLFAGDVRSRTYSSKNLSLGGMFLEGVGEYDIGQDCRIELHETGQRASLIYKICGKIVHADKKGVGIEFTGIEEHSLMYLQTMVLYSSEDPVAAAEKFAEVMAQPGSSSTC; encoded by the coding sequence ATGGACGTGGCCAACTCAACAATTTATCATCACGACAAAAGACGGTTTGCTCGCGTACCTTTTGAGCGCACGATCAAGCTTTTTGCTGGTGACGTGAGGAGTAGGACGTACAGCTCCAAAAATTTGAGTCTGGGAGGAATGTTTCTGGAAGGAGTGGGGGAGTATGATATTGGTCAGGACTGCCGTATCGAACTGCACGAGACCGGCCAACGCGCAAGTTTAATCTATAAAATTTGTGGAAAAATTGTCCATGCCGATAAAAAAGGCGTAGGAATCGAATTTACCGGTATAGAAGAACATAGTCTTATGTACCTTCAGACTATGGTGTTGTATTCTTCAGAAGACCCCGTCGCCGCTGCGGAAAAATTTGCCGAAGTCATGGCGCAGCCAGGTTCTTCTTCCACCTGCTGA
- a CDS encoding MlaE family lipid ABC transporter permease subunit encodes MSQPNSELLAPIRWFATLGAQTLYVLIDLGRMGIFCFWAVIGLFKRPFRFQELLKQLSFIGGGSITVIFFTALSSGMVLGLQGYYSLHKFGAEGMLGSAVSLTLIMELGPVLTALMVAGRAGSAMCAEIGIMRISEQIDALECMAIDPFRYFISPKFLAALISIPLLTALFDVVGILGGYIAGVHLMGVNSGAYFSGMEQSVTNHDIQLGIIKSFVFGWLVVWICSGRGYLVQKIRGAGFGAESVSKVTTQAVVMSSISVLVFDYLLTAVLL; translated from the coding sequence ATGTCTCAGCCAAACAGTGAATTATTGGCCCCAATACGTTGGTTTGCCACGTTAGGTGCGCAAACGCTCTATGTGCTCATCGATTTGGGGCGAATGGGAATATTTTGTTTTTGGGCGGTTATTGGTCTTTTTAAAAGACCTTTTCGTTTTCAAGAGTTGCTCAAACAACTGAGCTTTATTGGCGGCGGCTCAATAACAGTTATCTTTTTTACGGCCCTTTCATCAGGTATGGTGCTCGGGTTGCAAGGCTACTATTCGCTCCATAAATTTGGGGCTGAAGGCATGCTTGGTTCCGCAGTTTCTCTGACTCTGATCATGGAACTTGGTCCGGTTTTAACTGCACTGATGGTCGCGGGACGTGCAGGCTCTGCCATGTGTGCTGAGATTGGCATTATGCGTATTTCAGAGCAGATAGATGCGTTGGAATGTATGGCGATTGATCCCTTCCGCTATTTTATTTCTCCGAAATTTCTAGCTGCCCTTATCTCCATTCCTCTGTTGACAGCTCTTTTTGATGTGGTCGGGATTTTAGGCGGCTATATTGCGGGCGTACACCTGATGGGGGTAAACTCCGGCGCTTATTTCTCAGGAATGGAGCAAAGTGTGACTAACCATGACATTCAGTTGGGGATTATTAAGTCCTTTGTATTTGGATGGCTGGTCGTCTGGATTTGCTCCGGGCGGGGATACTTGGTGCAAAAAATTCGGGGTGCTGGATTTGGCGCAGAAAGTGTGAGTAAGGTAACGACCCAGGCGGTGGTCATGTCTTCAATCTCTGTACTGGTCTTTGATTACCTCCTCACGGCGGTGCTGTTATGA
- the mlaD gene encoding outer membrane lipid asymmetry maintenance protein MlaD, which translates to MHNSRMEIFVGIFLVVGFLALSWLALQLGEVSWLNGSKSYVINAEFNNVAGVKEGADVQIAGVTVGKVQGLRLSKDRRAVVSMQLDKDITLPIDSIASVKSQGIIGDKYIQITLGGDEVLYKPGEVIWDTESSVDLESLISKFAFGQVGK; encoded by the coding sequence GTGCACAATTCGCGCATGGAAATTTTTGTTGGTATTTTTCTTGTCGTTGGATTCTTGGCACTGAGTTGGTTGGCTCTTCAGCTTGGTGAAGTATCATGGCTAAACGGATCCAAATCATATGTCATTAATGCAGAATTCAATAATGTTGCCGGTGTGAAGGAGGGGGCTGATGTCCAGATTGCCGGGGTAACTGTTGGAAAGGTACAGGGCTTACGTCTGAGCAAAGACAGGCGGGCTGTTGTGAGCATGCAACTTGACAAAGACATCACTCTGCCCATAGACTCAATTGCATCGGTGAAATCTCAGGGGATTATTGGCGATAAGTATATCCAAATTACCCTGGGGGGAGATGAGGTCCTCTACAAGCCTGGTGAAGTTATCTGGGATACGGAATCGTCGGTGGATCTCGAATCTTTGATTTCTAAATTTGCTTTTGGTCAGGTTGGGAAATGA
- a CDS encoding ABC transporter substrate-binding protein — MLASSIQKTLFYLLCLISSFAVCTVESSFAAPDPTEQFRPFLAKVVTKLAEPDLKQLPKKEQAQQMIKIVEERFDFQEMSKRVLNQQWRELSPQGQEEFQGLFTQLLQYVYVAKIEDYSGQQVKFIQQRMRGPRAEVQTELVDTNRSIAVSYLLMLENDQWMAYDVIVEGMSLVRNYRDQFKKIIQDDGYPELVKQVKSKISELEQQYSHK; from the coding sequence ATGTTGGCCTCATCCATTCAAAAAACTCTATTTTACCTTCTTTGCCTTATCTCCAGTTTTGCTGTCTGCACGGTTGAAAGCAGTTTTGCCGCCCCTGATCCGACAGAACAGTTCAGGCCTTTTCTTGCAAAAGTCGTCACTAAACTTGCTGAGCCAGATCTCAAACAACTACCCAAAAAAGAACAGGCCCAGCAGATGATCAAAATCGTTGAGGAACGCTTTGATTTTCAAGAAATGAGTAAACGTGTCCTGAACCAGCAGTGGCGGGAACTCTCACCTCAGGGGCAAGAGGAGTTTCAGGGGCTTTTCACTCAGTTGCTGCAATATGTCTATGTGGCAAAGATTGAGGATTATTCAGGTCAACAGGTCAAATTTATTCAGCAGAGAATGCGTGGTCCACGCGCCGAGGTGCAGACCGAGCTGGTAGACACCAATCGGAGTATCGCTGTCTCCTATCTTCTTATGTTGGAAAACGATCAGTGGATGGCCTACGATGTTATTGTTGAGGGGATGAGTCTGGTTCGAAACTATAGAGACCAGTTCAAAAAAATTATTCAGGATGATGGTTACCCTGAACTCGTTAAACAGGTTAAGAGTAAAATTAGTGAGTTAGAGCAGCAATACTCTCATAAATAA
- a CDS encoding acyl-CoA dehydrogenase family protein: MDYFFTEEQQMIIDTAREITNEKIIPVRAELDEKNQFPREILEDIAKADMFSIFVPEEYGGFGGGCFEIVLAMEELARGCVGVATSFAASALGIFPVLIAGSEEQKQKYMPQIASGERWAAFGLTEANAGSDASGIRTTAVLDGEEWVLNGTKQWITNGGESEIYTIIAMTDPNKGARGASIFIVEDGDPGFSYGKKEDKMGIRSSSTRELILKDCRIPKDRLVGRRGTGFITVMKTLDMSRPGIASLGVGLAQAALDEAVTYAKQRNQFGKPIISFQAVQHMLADMAIQVEAARALVYGAAKHIDAHPKDMSKVSSMCKVFATDVAMKVTTDAVQVLGGYGYMKEYPVEKMMRDAKILQIYEGTNQIQRNVVGQELNKEYS, encoded by the coding sequence GTGGATTATTTTTTCACTGAAGAGCAACAGATGATCATTGATACCGCTCGTGAGATCACCAACGAGAAGATCATCCCTGTACGAGCGGAATTAGACGAAAAAAATCAGTTTCCCCGTGAAATCCTCGAGGACATTGCTAAAGCTGATATGTTCAGCATCTTTGTCCCTGAAGAGTACGGCGGTTTTGGTGGCGGCTGTTTTGAAATCGTTCTCGCCATGGAAGAACTTGCCCGTGGCTGTGTTGGCGTGGCCACAAGCTTCGCTGCCAGCGCACTCGGAATCTTTCCTGTGCTTATTGCCGGCAGTGAGGAACAAAAACAGAAATACATGCCCCAGATCGCCAGTGGTGAGCGCTGGGCGGCTTTTGGTCTGACCGAGGCAAACGCAGGGAGCGACGCCTCTGGTATTCGCACGACCGCTGTACTTGATGGCGAAGAGTGGGTACTCAACGGCACCAAACAGTGGATTACCAACGGTGGAGAGTCTGAAATTTACACCATAATCGCGATGACCGATCCGAACAAGGGCGCACGCGGTGCTTCTATCTTTATTGTTGAGGATGGCGACCCTGGTTTTTCTTACGGAAAAAAAGAAGATAAGATGGGTATCCGTTCTTCCTCCACCCGGGAACTCATTCTTAAAGATTGCCGTATTCCCAAAGATCGCTTAGTTGGTCGTCGCGGCACCGGCTTTATTACGGTCATGAAAACCCTGGATATGTCCCGCCCTGGTATTGCATCACTTGGAGTTGGCCTGGCGCAGGCCGCCCTTGATGAAGCGGTGACCTATGCTAAGCAACGGAACCAGTTTGGTAAGCCCATCATCTCTTTCCAGGCCGTGCAACACATGCTTGCCGATATGGCTATTCAGGTGGAAGCTGCCCGCGCGCTGGTGTATGGCGCGGCCAAACATATCGATGCGCACCCTAAAGATATGTCTAAGGTTTCTTCCATGTGCAAGGTCTTCGCAACTGATGTAGCCATGAAGGTTACAACTGATGCGGTCCAGGTCCTCGGTGGCTATGGATACATGAAAGAGTATCCGGTAGAGAAGATGATGCGCGATGCCAAAATCCTTCAGATTTACGAAGGGACCAATCAGATTCAGCGCAACGTCGTAGGCCAGGAACTTAATAAAGAATATTCCTAA
- a CDS encoding ATP-binding cassette domain-containing protein, translating to MKTSSQQEVAIRFVDVCVSFAGRSKENVVLNHANFSVPQGKTTVIAGGSGQGKSVILKLILGLLRPNSGQVLVGEKDIATMGYSQLQEQRMRFGVLFQGSALFDSLTVFENIALPLRERTKMRQHEIEAKVELTLEQLELTGHEDKYPAQLSGGMKKRVGLARALQLDPEIVLFDEPTTGLDPVMTKEIYELFTQTHQRLGYTGVIVSHDIPQIFSLADQIILLNKGELDVFADPALIPSSSKPKIREFARLVLGQEEIALS from the coding sequence ATGAAGACGTCGTCGCAGCAAGAGGTGGCAATTCGTTTTGTCGATGTTTGTGTCAGCTTTGCAGGGCGCAGTAAAGAAAATGTTGTGCTTAACCACGCAAATTTTTCAGTTCCCCAAGGGAAAACCACTGTTATAGCTGGAGGTTCAGGTCAGGGGAAAAGTGTTATCCTTAAACTGATCCTTGGTTTGCTCCGACCCAATTCTGGTCAGGTTCTGGTTGGCGAAAAAGACATCGCCACCATGGGCTATTCCCAGTTGCAGGAGCAACGGATGCGTTTTGGGGTCTTGTTTCAGGGCTCCGCTCTTTTTGATTCGCTCACCGTGTTCGAGAATATTGCTCTACCCCTGCGAGAGCGCACAAAGATGCGCCAGCATGAAATAGAGGCCAAGGTAGAACTGACACTGGAACAGCTCGAGCTTACCGGTCATGAGGACAAATATCCTGCTCAGCTCAGTGGAGGAATGAAAAAAAGGGTCGGCCTCGCCCGTGCCTTGCAACTTGATCCAGAAATTGTCCTCTTTGATGAGCCGACCACGGGACTAGATCCGGTTATGACGAAAGAAATTTACGAACTGTTTACGCAGACCCACCAACGGCTTGGCTATACAGGGGTCATTGTCAGTCACGATATTCCGCAGATTTTTTCACTAGCAGACCAGATCATTTTACTCAACAAAGGGGAGTTGGACGTCTTTGCAGATCCAGCGCTGATCCCAAGTTCTTCGAAACCTAAAATCCGGGAATTTGCACGGTTGGTCCTTGGTCAGGAGGAGATTGCTTTGTCCTGA
- a CDS encoding beta-ketoacyl-ACP synthase III, which yields MSNAVILGTGSCLPKRAVSNADLEQVVDTSDEWITTRTGIKNRHIAGAGEQNYQLAAEAARRALADADVEAKNLDLIIVATLSPHMIMPSTACFVQAEIGAVKAFAYDINAACAGFTYGLDLASQYIRNCPDMKILLIGSETLSARVNWEDRNTCVLFGDGAGAVVLGGSSDDRGVLGSRLHSDGNSWHMLCMDSPESRNPDLRYDDYVGPQIRMNGSEIFKQAVRMMEDAVNTLLQQQGVTMEDIHILIPHQANIRILNKLRERLGLPEEKVFINLSKYGNTSAASIPIALDEAHRQGRLQRGNLVLLCTFGGGLTWGSLLLRW from the coding sequence ATGAGTAATGCTGTAATATTAGGCACGGGATCCTGCCTACCAAAACGAGCTGTGTCCAATGCTGATTTAGAGCAGGTGGTTGACACCTCAGATGAGTGGATAACAACCCGTACCGGTATAAAAAATCGTCATATAGCAGGGGCTGGCGAACAAAATTATCAGCTGGCGGCTGAGGCCGCTCGCCGAGCCTTGGCCGATGCCGATGTAGAAGCCAAAAATCTTGACCTGATCATCGTCGCCACCTTATCGCCCCATATGATTATGCCTTCAACAGCCTGCTTTGTGCAGGCAGAAATTGGTGCGGTAAAAGCTTTTGCCTATGACATCAATGCCGCCTGTGCTGGTTTTACGTACGGACTCGATCTGGCCAGCCAGTACATTCGGAATTGTCCTGACATGAAAATTCTCCTTATTGGCTCTGAGACGCTTTCTGCGCGAGTCAACTGGGAGGATCGTAACACCTGTGTCCTTTTTGGTGATGGGGCAGGGGCCGTGGTCCTCGGAGGTTCTTCTGATGATCGCGGTGTATTGGGTAGTCGCCTGCATTCCGATGGGAATTCCTGGCATATGCTGTGTATGGACAGCCCGGAAAGTCGGAATCCCGATCTACGTTATGATGACTATGTGGGTCCGCAGATTCGTATGAACGGCAGTGAGATTTTTAAACAGGCTGTACGTATGATGGAAGATGCGGTGAACACCCTCCTGCAACAGCAGGGGGTAACCATGGAGGATATTCATATTCTCATTCCCCACCAGGCCAACATTCGTATCCTGAATAAATTACGGGAGCGTTTGGGACTGCCTGAGGAGAAGGTGTTCATTAACCTAAGCAAGTATGGCAATACGTCAGCGGCCAGCATTCCCATTGCCTTGGACGAAGCCCATCGTCAGGGGCGGCTGCAGCGTGGCAATCTTGTGTTACTGTGTACTTTCGGCGGTGGCCTCACCTGGGGCTCTCTGCTTTTGCGCTGGTAG
- the plsX gene encoding phosphate acyltransferase PlsX translates to MRIALDAMGGDLGPEMAIQGALAAVESNPDLRVILVGPAEQLKSQLTELGNGQADVLQRISVQHASEVVTMHDSPVEAVRKKKEATIVVGFDLVKRGEADAVVSAGNSGATMAAAIRKLGRLPGVARPGIASFFPTVKKPVMLMDIGANVDCRPQHLYQFAVMASSCVRLLQQNPNPRIGLLSNGEEVTKGNGLVKEAHTLLSRSHLNFIGNVEGRDVYRGDVDVVVCDGFVGNISLKISEGLAEAAMLMLKREILKKWRYKLGYLLIRGAFSGFKKQVDYAEYGGAPLLGINGTGIICHGASNAIALRNAIEVAADMVRNQVNEAILANLDGFVHNENSSL, encoded by the coding sequence GTGAGAATAGCCCTTGACGCCATGGGTGGCGACCTAGGGCCAGAAATGGCGATTCAGGGGGCGCTTGCTGCAGTCGAAAGCAATCCAGACCTCCGCGTCATTCTGGTCGGACCAGCTGAACAACTCAAGTCCCAGCTCACAGAGTTGGGTAATGGACAGGCTGACGTGCTGCAGCGCATATCGGTGCAACATGCATCTGAAGTCGTCACCATGCACGATTCCCCTGTTGAGGCGGTACGGAAAAAGAAAGAGGCGACGATAGTCGTCGGGTTTGATTTAGTTAAGCGTGGCGAGGCTGATGCTGTAGTTTCAGCAGGAAATTCCGGTGCGACTATGGCTGCGGCGATTCGTAAGCTTGGACGTCTACCTGGAGTGGCCCGGCCTGGGATAGCTAGCTTTTTCCCCACAGTCAAAAAACCGGTCATGCTGATGGATATCGGTGCCAATGTAGACTGTCGCCCTCAGCACCTGTACCAGTTTGCTGTCATGGCTTCTTCCTGCGTGCGTCTTCTTCAGCAGAATCCTAATCCGCGCATTGGTCTGCTCAGTAACGGTGAGGAAGTCACCAAGGGGAACGGACTCGTAAAAGAAGCACATACCCTTCTAAGCCGCAGCCACTTGAATTTCATCGGCAATGTTGAAGGAAGGGATGTCTACCGAGGCGATGTAGACGTTGTCGTTTGTGACGGTTTTGTCGGTAATATTTCCCTCAAGATCAGCGAAGGGCTTGCAGAGGCAGCTATGCTGATGTTGAAACGGGAAATTTTGAAAAAATGGCGCTACAAGCTGGGGTATTTGCTGATTCGTGGCGCCTTTTCCGGTTTTAAAAAACAGGTTGATTACGCCGAATATGGTGGAGCCCCCTTGCTTGGGATCAACGGAACCGGAATTATCTGTCATGGAGCCTCCAATGCCATCGCACTTCGTAATGCAATAGAGGTTGCCGCCGATATGGTTCGTAACCAAGTGAACGAAGCAATACTTGCCAATCTTGATGGTTTCGTACACAACGAAAATTCCTCTCTCTAA
- a CDS encoding GAF domain-containing protein — translation MPQSREQRFLEIFQKVTRLTSTVYNHQEVMDTIVEALPSLLAIDACTIRLHDSSIGSFVLGAAHGVSMEYLSREVIDTEETLNMVRSGHPVYSPHVDEDQYLPFHEEASREGIKSVLTLPIAYQDELIGIMRLLTRDERSFSPEEISFTMALAEQVGIALSHGRMFDEMAAQLRFLREIQEVSALVNSTLDLAAVLNGLVERVARTMRAKGCTLRLLDPETGHLHLAAAHGVSQAYLQRGEVEQEQNIQMVLSGEPVAIYDVSHDSRIDYHQQMGHEGIVSLLAVPIRVNKGVIGVMRILTDVPRVFTETEVRFAVTLAEVGGAALRNARNFKQISDLVGQIQEHEQFLGDILNNLRHQLLVFNRDRRLVLANQAFLDTLGVAEEEIIGMHYRDLCSQKEEHSIFPVNQLLEGGEMVPLVQQLRVGEQTYWFERSASPIHGKDGSIEYVVEIIRDITTDRMFEAEKLQRSKLQGIVELAGTVAHEINSPLFAALGTAQLIAEEHEDTALSEELTVVIRNLKIIGELTKKMTTMTGFSRQEYVGSRNILSFKK, via the coding sequence ATGCCGCAGTCACGTGAACAGCGTTTTTTAGAAATATTTCAGAAGGTAACACGTCTTACCTCTACGGTGTATAATCATCAAGAGGTCATGGATACCATTGTCGAGGCGCTCCCGTCGTTACTTGCAATAGACGCCTGTACCATTCGTTTGCATGATTCCTCCATTGGCAGTTTTGTTCTTGGAGCTGCCCATGGTGTCTCCATGGAATACCTCTCCCGTGAGGTCATAGATACCGAAGAAACGCTGAATATGGTCCGCTCTGGACATCCTGTGTATTCTCCCCATGTGGACGAGGACCAGTATCTCCCCTTTCATGAAGAGGCCAGTCGGGAAGGGATCAAAAGCGTACTGACTCTGCCCATTGCCTACCAGGATGAACTCATTGGCATTATGCGGTTGTTGACTCGGGATGAACGAAGTTTCTCTCCTGAGGAAATCTCTTTTACCATGGCTCTTGCCGAACAGGTGGGGATAGCCCTCTCCCATGGGCGTATGTTTGATGAAATGGCGGCCCAACTGCGTTTTCTTCGTGAAATTCAAGAAGTTTCCGCCCTGGTTAACTCTACCCTTGATCTCGCTGCAGTGCTTAACGGATTGGTTGAGCGTGTCGCACGGACCATGCGGGCTAAGGGGTGCACCCTGCGTTTACTTGATCCTGAAACAGGACACCTGCATCTTGCTGCAGCACATGGTGTTTCCCAGGCATATCTTCAGCGGGGGGAAGTGGAGCAGGAACAGAACATTCAGATGGTGCTCTCAGGAGAGCCAGTCGCCATTTACGATGTCAGTCATGATAGCCGTATTGATTATCATCAGCAGATGGGGCACGAGGGGATTGTTTCCTTACTAGCCGTCCCCATAAGGGTCAATAAGGGTGTTATTGGGGTTATGCGCATATTGACCGATGTGCCTCGGGTTTTTACCGAGACCGAGGTGCGTTTTGCCGTCACTCTGGCAGAGGTGGGCGGCGCTGCCCTGCGTAATGCACGGAATTTTAAACAAATCAGTGACCTGGTTGGCCAAATTCAGGAACATGAACAGTTTCTTGGTGATATCCTCAATAATTTGCGACACCAACTCTTGGTGTTCAACCGTGATCGTCGCCTGGTGCTTGCCAATCAAGCCTTTCTCGATACACTTGGCGTGGCCGAAGAGGAGATTATCGGCATGCATTACAGGGATCTTTGTTCCCAGAAAGAAGAGCACAGTATTTTCCCGGTAAACCAGCTCCTGGAAGGGGGGGAGATGGTCCCTTTGGTCCAGCAGTTACGCGTGGGGGAGCAAACGTATTGGTTTGAACGCTCTGCATCTCCCATTCATGGGAAAGATGGCAGTATTGAGTATGTTGTCGAGATTATACGTGATATAACGACAGATCGTATGTTTGAGGCGGAAAAACTGCAGAGGAGTAAACTCCAGGGCATTGTGGAACTCGCGGGAACCGTCGCCCATGAAATCAACTCCCCGCTCTTTGCCGCTCTGGGAACAGCCCAGCTTATTGCTGAAGAGCATGAGGATACAGCGTTAAGCGAGGAGTTGACTGTAGTTATACGTAATTTGAAAATTATCGGTGAGTTGACAAAAAAAATGACCACCATGACAGGGTTTTCCCGTCAAGAGTACGTGGGCTCAAGGAATATTTTGTCCTTTAAAAAGTAA